Proteins encoded together in one Terriglobus saanensis SP1PR4 window:
- a CDS encoding 30S ribosomal protein S1 — MSEFSSTSTTDVTPLPSDPETVTGHVAPAAVVTEEEEGESFSDIFSAYQRTSDRRSGEEGRQIRGTVVAVNAESVFVDIGFKSEGILPLTAFPAANEPVKQGDTLMVSVKGRDPDGYYGLSLFRVAQPKDWSSLQAAFADGTNIVGTVTAVVKGGLHVDVGVRAFLPASRSGARDAAEMEKLVGQEILCRITKLDVVEEDVVIDRRVVTEEEALKGRDLRFAAMQEGAIVDGTVRSLADYGAFIDLGGIDGLLHVSDMAWSRIGNPSDVLEVGQTVQVKVLKIDPESRRISLGLKQLQPHPWDDVAEKFAVGDRVRGTVTRTAEFGAFVEIAPGIEGLVHLSEMSWSKRIHKATEVLNVGDTVDALILAIGVEDRRISLGLKQALGDPWVEAAERIKVGSVVEGPVVTIMKFGAFVQIAEGVQGLVHISEITAERRLNHPSDVLRVGEVVKAQVLEIDKEKRQLRLSIKQLVPTSLDEFLEEHKTGDPVTGRVVSIENGVARVELGEGIIAQCVLPTLASDTPETPAAQPTVPVDLSAFSSMLKSKWKSGDSPAVLNPSTETKKSEAIKAGQVRSFVLGKIDPTEKSIELVLDK, encoded by the coding sequence ATGTCTGAATTTAGTTCGACCAGCACGACCGACGTTACGCCGCTTCCCTCTGATCCAGAAACCGTTACTGGCCATGTTGCACCAGCCGCAGTTGTAACCGAGGAAGAGGAAGGCGAATCCTTCAGCGACATTTTTTCTGCGTATCAGCGAACGAGTGATCGCCGTTCGGGCGAAGAAGGGCGACAGATCCGAGGGACCGTCGTCGCGGTCAACGCCGAGTCTGTGTTTGTCGATATCGGTTTTAAATCCGAGGGTATCCTTCCGCTGACTGCATTCCCCGCCGCTAACGAGCCGGTAAAGCAGGGAGACACCTTGATGGTCTCCGTGAAGGGGCGCGACCCGGACGGCTACTACGGGCTTTCGCTCTTCCGTGTCGCACAACCCAAGGACTGGAGCAGCTTGCAGGCAGCCTTCGCCGACGGAACGAATATCGTGGGTACGGTCACAGCTGTCGTGAAGGGCGGTCTCCACGTCGATGTGGGCGTACGTGCGTTCCTTCCTGCTTCGCGCAGCGGCGCACGGGATGCTGCGGAGATGGAAAAGTTAGTCGGCCAGGAGATCCTCTGCCGTATCACGAAGCTCGATGTGGTCGAGGAAGATGTCGTCATCGATCGCCGCGTTGTCACCGAAGAAGAGGCGCTGAAGGGCCGAGATCTGCGATTTGCCGCGATGCAGGAAGGCGCTATCGTGGACGGCACGGTGCGCAGTCTGGCGGACTATGGCGCATTCATTGATCTGGGCGGCATTGACGGGCTGCTGCATGTGAGCGACATGGCATGGAGCCGTATCGGCAATCCTTCTGACGTTTTGGAAGTCGGCCAGACTGTCCAGGTGAAGGTGCTGAAGATCGATCCGGAGAGCCGTCGCATTAGTCTGGGACTGAAGCAGCTTCAGCCGCACCCCTGGGATGACGTGGCGGAGAAGTTTGCCGTTGGGGATCGGGTGCGGGGCACCGTAACGCGCACCGCAGAGTTTGGAGCCTTCGTCGAAATCGCGCCGGGAATAGAAGGTCTGGTGCATCTCTCGGAGATGTCCTGGTCCAAGCGTATCCATAAAGCCACCGAAGTGTTGAATGTCGGCGATACGGTTGATGCCCTGATTCTGGCCATCGGTGTTGAGGATCGGCGTATCTCGCTGGGGTTGAAACAGGCCCTCGGCGATCCCTGGGTCGAAGCTGCAGAGCGGATTAAGGTGGGCTCGGTGGTGGAAGGGCCGGTCGTTACTATTATGAAGTTTGGCGCGTTCGTGCAAATCGCCGAAGGCGTGCAGGGACTTGTCCACATCAGCGAGATTACCGCTGAGCGCCGACTGAATCATCCGTCCGATGTATTGCGCGTGGGTGAAGTAGTTAAAGCGCAAGTGCTCGAGATCGACAAGGAGAAACGCCAGCTTCGTTTGAGCATAAAACAGCTCGTACCGACGAGCCTCGACGAATTCCTCGAAGAACACAAAACGGGCGACCCTGTCACCGGGCGCGTTGTTTCCATCGAGAACGGTGTGGCGCGAGTCGAGTTGGGAGAAGGGATCATCGCCCAATGCGTGTTGCCCACCTTGGCTTCTGATACTCCCGAGACGCCCGCAGCTCAGCCGACGGTTCCGGTCGATCTATCGGCGTTCAGCTCCATGTTGAAGTCGAAGTGGAAGTCCGGGGACTCTCCGGCGGTCTTGAACCCTTCGACCGAGACAAAGAAGTCTGAGGCGATCAAAGCAGGTCAGGTGCGTAGCTTTGTCCTTGGGAAGATCGATCCGACGGAGAAGAGCATCGAGCTGGTTTTGGACAAGTAA
- a CDS encoding quinone oxidoreductase family protein — MKAAIVTAAGKMPVYGDFQTPNAQAGEELITVRASALSHFSKSRASGSHYSSGGVFPLVAGSDGVGITQDGRRVYFVLPDAPFGALAEFCPVNSRRCIELPDSLNDVTAAAIANPGMSAWAALVERAHLVAGETVLINGATGTAGRLAVQLAKYLGAAKVIATGRNMEELEQLGADVVIPFTLGMLHPSGAKDYEEALKKVFASGIHVVIDYLWGESAKTIIVAIAKAVEDGTPVRFVHVGGSSGEENIDLPGAALRSSAILLMGSGVGSVPQSVLLQAIKNVFDAVQPAGLKIATTVVPLSKVEEVWDKAPGKPRVVFSMK, encoded by the coding sequence ATGAAAGCAGCAATCGTTACGGCAGCGGGCAAGATGCCCGTCTATGGTGATTTCCAAACACCCAACGCACAGGCGGGGGAAGAACTGATTACAGTACGAGCTTCCGCGCTAAGCCACTTCTCGAAATCGCGAGCATCGGGCTCGCATTACAGCTCCGGCGGGGTATTTCCCTTAGTCGCTGGATCCGATGGTGTCGGAATAACGCAGGATGGAAGACGAGTCTATTTCGTTCTACCGGACGCCCCCTTCGGAGCTCTTGCAGAGTTTTGCCCGGTGAACTCCAGGCGGTGCATAGAACTTCCAGACTCTCTGAATGACGTCACGGCGGCTGCCATCGCAAATCCCGGAATGTCCGCCTGGGCGGCGCTTGTGGAGCGCGCTCACCTTGTGGCTGGAGAAACGGTGCTCATCAACGGTGCAACCGGAACCGCAGGCAGACTTGCCGTTCAACTGGCGAAGTACCTGGGCGCGGCCAAGGTTATCGCAACAGGCCGCAACATGGAAGAGTTGGAACAGCTCGGAGCAGATGTGGTGATCCCATTCACTCTGGGGATGCTGCACCCGTCCGGAGCAAAAGATTACGAGGAGGCTTTGAAGAAGGTCTTTGCTTCTGGGATCCATGTCGTTATCGATTATTTGTGGGGTGAGAGCGCGAAGACCATCATCGTTGCGATCGCTAAGGCTGTGGAGGACGGTACTCCCGTCCGCTTCGTGCACGTCGGCGGGTCCAGCGGGGAAGAAAACATTGATTTACCGGGCGCGGCCCTCCGTTCCTCGGCCATCCTGCTCATGGGAAGCGGCGTGGGGAGTGTTCCTCAGTCCGTTCTACTGCAGGCGATCAAAAATGTCTTCGACGCGGTTCAGCCGGCAGGCTTGAAGATTGCGACCACGGTCGTGCCGCTCTCTAAGGTAGAGGAAGTCTGGGACAAAGCTCCCGGCAAGCCTCGCGTGGTCTTTTCGATGAAATAG
- a CDS encoding TetR/AcrR family transcriptional regulator C-terminal domain-containing protein: protein MKINREMVTRAGLKLLNEDGLEQLTLRRLGVELNVQAATIYWHFKSKEELLDEMATTVLAEGAADLVPARKSSDWSVWASTFGEGLRKTLLTYRDGARMVAGTRLTNTEYLKTTEKIGNRMLAAGFSVRAAVVLFSTIYNYTLSFVMEEQAVFPTPGQRSPRYSVEERNARLDPAEFPFLRQTGTILFDRYDRRFREGLALILQGASASQDKPRQKK, encoded by the coding sequence ATGAAAATCAACCGGGAGATGGTGACACGGGCAGGGCTGAAACTGCTGAACGAGGATGGGCTGGAGCAACTGACGCTTCGTCGACTCGGCGTGGAACTCAATGTTCAGGCCGCGACGATCTACTGGCATTTCAAGAGCAAGGAGGAGTTGCTCGACGAGATGGCGACGACCGTCCTTGCGGAAGGTGCGGCAGATCTCGTGCCCGCGCGAAAATCCTCCGACTGGAGTGTTTGGGCCTCAACTTTCGGCGAAGGCCTGCGCAAGACGCTACTCACGTACCGTGATGGCGCCCGTATGGTGGCAGGAACGAGGCTTACCAATACCGAGTACCTGAAGACGACTGAAAAGATTGGAAACCGGATGCTTGCAGCTGGCTTTTCCGTGCGCGCGGCCGTCGTTCTGTTCAGCACGATCTACAACTACACGCTCAGCTTCGTCATGGAAGAGCAGGCGGTCTTCCCTACCCCGGGCCAGCGATCTCCGCGCTACTCGGTAGAAGAAAGAAACGCCCGTTTGGATCCTGCAGAGTTCCCGTTCCTTCGGCAAACCGGAACGATCTTGTTCGACCGCTACGACCGACGCTTTCGCGAAGGTCTCGCGCTCATTCTGCAAGGTGCCTCTGCCTCACAAGACAAACCGCGACAGAAAAAGTAA
- a CDS encoding DUF5996 family protein, with the protein MASTEPRTSNEAWPALPQSEWSETCATLQIWAQIVGKIRLALMPPANHTWNVTLYPTVRGLTTSPMWQGTRILQIDFDFIDHVLTLQTDKGDRQDVPLRPMTVAAFYQKVIAALEDLGTPVRIWPVPVEVAEPIPFDEDVTHKAYDPEYVERFWRILLQTTRVFNTFRSRYIGKVSPIHLFWGALDLACTRFSGRSAPEHPGVVGLPDHVTRDAYSHEVSSCGFWPGAPGMEPLFYSYAYPQPEGFPESAVQPAAASFEKALGEFILPYEDMRQSADPEEALLQFLESTYEAAATTAHWDRQALESPSWLSSVKGTSEVA; encoded by the coding sequence ATGGCATCCACAGAACCCCGCACCAGCAACGAAGCCTGGCCCGCGCTGCCGCAGAGCGAATGGAGTGAAACGTGCGCGACCCTCCAGATCTGGGCTCAAATCGTGGGCAAGATCCGGCTTGCGCTGATGCCTCCGGCCAATCACACATGGAACGTCACGCTCTACCCTACCGTCCGCGGACTTACTACCTCTCCGATGTGGCAGGGAACACGCATCCTGCAGATCGATTTCGACTTCATCGATCACGTTCTTACCCTGCAAACCGACAAGGGCGACCGCCAGGACGTCCCTCTCAGGCCCATGACCGTGGCCGCCTTCTATCAGAAGGTCATAGCCGCGCTCGAAGACCTGGGAACGCCCGTACGCATCTGGCCTGTGCCAGTGGAGGTAGCGGAGCCTATACCGTTCGACGAGGATGTGACGCACAAGGCATACGACCCGGAATACGTCGAGCGCTTCTGGCGCATTCTGTTGCAGACGACAAGGGTTTTCAACACCTTCCGATCCCGGTACATCGGTAAGGTCAGTCCGATCCATCTCTTCTGGGGTGCGCTCGATCTGGCTTGCACACGCTTCTCTGGACGCAGCGCGCCGGAGCATCCCGGAGTGGTCGGCCTGCCAGACCACGTCACGCGTGATGCGTACTCCCACGAGGTGAGCAGTTGTGGCTTTTGGCCCGGAGCACCCGGCATGGAGCCCTTGTTCTACAGCTATGCCTATCCACAGCCCGAGGGATTTCCAGAGAGTGCTGTACAGCCTGCCGCAGCAAGCTTCGAAAAAGCGCTCGGCGAATTTATCCTGCCCTATGAGGACATGCGGCAGTCGGCAGATCCGGAAGAAGCGTTGCTCCAGTTTTTAGAGAGCACCTACGAGGCTGCTGCCACTACGGCGCATTGGGACCGACAGGCGCTGGAGTCACCATCCTGGCTGTCTTCCGTCAAGGGCACCAGCGAAGTGGCATGA
- a CDS encoding protein adenylyltransferase SelO: MDPTPVAAPRLVKINIELARKLGLDPGALASTEGVEILAGNRVAEGSEPLAMAYAGHQFGHFVPQLGDGRANLLGEVIGQDGLRYDIQLKGSGPSAFSRRGDGRAALGPVLREYIVSEAMAAMGVPTTRALAAVTTGEQVFRETILPGAVLTRVAASHLRVGTFQYFAAQGDTEGIQTLADYAIARHYPEAAQREKPYRALLDGVIARHAYLMAQWMLLGFIHGVMNTDNTSISGETIDYGPCAFMEAYDPAKVFSSIDHRGRYAYGNQPHAAHWNLTRLAETLLPLLQREEGSEEAATASAWAALEAFGSQFEAAQAAGLRRKLGLFTEREGDAVLAQDLMDRMAANSADFTLTFRRLSDAVAGPEGDAGVRTLFADPSAYDSWANTWRNRLKEEDVSGQERAKSMRLASPAFIPRNHRMEAVIEAAVLRQDFQPFEELLDVVSRPYEDRPEFERYATPALPEECVSQTFCGT, translated from the coding sequence GTGGATCCTACGCCGGTAGCAGCTCCGCGCCTGGTGAAGATCAATATCGAACTGGCTCGTAAGCTAGGCTTGGATCCGGGTGCGCTGGCGAGCACGGAAGGCGTCGAGATTCTGGCGGGTAACCGCGTAGCGGAAGGATCCGAACCGCTGGCGATGGCCTATGCCGGACATCAGTTCGGGCACTTCGTTCCACAGCTCGGTGACGGACGCGCCAATCTGCTCGGCGAGGTGATCGGACAAGACGGTCTGCGCTACGACATTCAACTCAAAGGCTCCGGCCCCTCTGCTTTTTCACGACGCGGCGATGGCAGAGCCGCACTCGGTCCCGTATTACGCGAATACATCGTCAGCGAGGCCATGGCGGCGATGGGCGTGCCGACCACCCGCGCCCTGGCTGCAGTGACCACAGGCGAGCAGGTCTTCCGCGAAACGATCTTACCCGGAGCCGTACTCACCCGTGTCGCAGCGAGCCATCTCCGCGTAGGCACCTTTCAGTACTTCGCCGCACAGGGAGATACCGAAGGAATCCAAACACTCGCGGACTACGCGATCGCACGGCATTACCCTGAAGCTGCACAGAGAGAAAAGCCCTACCGCGCCCTGCTGGACGGCGTGATCGCCCGGCATGCGTACCTGATGGCCCAGTGGATGCTTCTTGGCTTTATCCATGGCGTAATGAATACCGACAATACCTCTATCTCCGGGGAGACCATCGACTACGGCCCGTGCGCTTTCATGGAAGCATACGATCCGGCCAAGGTGTTCAGCTCCATCGACCATCGAGGACGCTACGCCTATGGCAACCAGCCGCACGCCGCACACTGGAACCTGACCCGTCTCGCCGAAACACTGCTGCCGCTTCTACAGCGGGAGGAAGGAAGCGAAGAGGCTGCAACGGCCTCGGCCTGGGCAGCGCTCGAGGCCTTCGGGTCGCAGTTTGAAGCGGCCCAGGCGGCTGGCTTACGACGCAAGCTCGGCCTCTTTACTGAACGAGAAGGCGATGCGGTCCTCGCGCAGGACCTGATGGATCGTATGGCCGCCAACAGCGCCGACTTTACGCTCACCTTCCGTCGGCTCAGCGATGCCGTCGCGGGGCCGGAGGGTGACGCGGGAGTGCGTACGCTCTTCGCCGACCCAAGCGCTTACGACTCATGGGCCAACACGTGGCGAAATCGTTTGAAAGAAGAAGATGTCTCGGGACAGGAGCGCGCCAAGAGTATGCGACTGGCTAGTCCTGCATTCATCCCGCGCAATCACAGGATGGAAGCCGTGATTGAAGCCGCAGTCCTTCGACAGGACTTCCAACCATTTGAAGAGTTGCTCGATGTCGTTTCACGTCCGTACGAAGACCGCCCGGAGTTCGAGCGGTATGCCACGCCAGCCCTACCGGAAGAGTGCGTGAGCCAAACCTTCTGCGGCACGTAA
- a CDS encoding tyrosinase family protein, translating into MPVASSSLSFHDVQALLKKAANDQISAFAGLPLSEFSREEFLTAKILGLPLVTLPAKGGCCSGKTAPSASDSVLLLGLRGQAPFDGSQFPRLPLGQPPMADEDIDAIERWILEGAPESAPAHASYPLPDSDWTHQTNMEVVEVEACDDALQAFAEYDGESNEYRYQNGELRQRVNIDCMTEAQLARLREAFAHLYALNDWAEDARSYNNVALIHQNHCQHGWERFLPWHRVYLYEMEQVIQEFYPDVTLPYWDWTMPQYRPAQPDKGEIIPPALQAFLTKASLPYLHSNGIPTGALQPIVDQRFASQQSFFTAVSQLIGPIYCVGKYRESFLDALLAANPLWYPLRYPGEFAGSTINKTIHYHYPTADDMAQIMSLRTFRDFGGGSFYDDAFGFMDQNPHNTMHIWTGGMNPQFDQQQPLSLLGKSDRNRGVKVAGRAFHRKSDLYSQPQFGDMFSNLTASYDPVFWPIHVNIDRLWHEWQLLNPHSNPVDLDSVLTPWSYTVRDTLEMKRFGYEYMRSSCLLPVGAASPVARFTSRSIPVAEGTRTAFRTAEIRLHRVPQLPRSCFVRVFLNLPDANANTPMEDVHYAGYFAIFGHGDCIGGPGHCAVPVRGKYDLRPRSHNTPRNHRVDVTKTARSLFDAGATEISITLVVIGADYEEERELFRLDGVSLNFLD; encoded by the coding sequence ATGCCGGTGGCCAGCTCTTCTCTTTCGTTCCACGATGTCCAAGCCCTTCTCAAAAAAGCCGCGAACGATCAGATATCCGCCTTCGCCGGTCTTCCGCTCAGTGAGTTCTCTCGCGAGGAGTTCCTGACCGCGAAGATTTTGGGACTTCCTCTCGTCACGCTACCTGCTAAAGGCGGTTGCTGCTCAGGCAAAACGGCTCCGTCTGCTTCCGATTCCGTCCTGTTATTGGGCCTGCGCGGCCAAGCACCCTTCGACGGCTCGCAGTTTCCACGGCTTCCCCTGGGACAACCGCCGATGGCAGACGAGGACATTGACGCAATCGAGCGATGGATTCTGGAAGGCGCTCCGGAGAGCGCTCCAGCACATGCAAGCTATCCCCTTCCCGACAGCGATTGGACCCACCAGACCAACATGGAGGTGGTAGAGGTCGAAGCCTGCGACGATGCCCTGCAGGCCTTTGCTGAATATGACGGCGAGAGCAACGAATACCGCTACCAGAACGGAGAGCTGCGCCAGCGCGTCAACATCGATTGCATGACAGAAGCGCAACTTGCGCGACTGCGTGAGGCTTTCGCACACCTTTATGCCTTGAACGACTGGGCGGAGGATGCGCGCAGTTACAACAATGTCGCACTCATCCACCAGAACCATTGCCAGCATGGATGGGAACGCTTTCTGCCATGGCATCGCGTTTATCTGTACGAGATGGAGCAGGTCATCCAGGAGTTCTATCCTGACGTCACGCTGCCGTACTGGGACTGGACGATGCCGCAATATCGGCCAGCGCAGCCGGACAAGGGTGAGATCATCCCACCCGCACTGCAGGCTTTTCTCACGAAGGCTTCGCTACCGTATTTGCACTCAAACGGCATCCCGACGGGAGCACTACAGCCCATCGTGGACCAGCGCTTCGCTTCACAACAGAGCTTCTTTACCGCAGTAAGTCAACTCATCGGCCCAATCTACTGCGTTGGAAAGTATCGAGAAAGCTTTCTGGATGCTCTGCTCGCTGCCAATCCGCTCTGGTATCCCCTGCGGTATCCCGGCGAATTTGCTGGCTCCACAATCAACAAGACCATCCACTATCACTACCCCACAGCGGACGACATGGCGCAGATCATGAGCCTGCGCACGTTCCGCGACTTCGGAGGTGGCAGCTTTTACGATGACGCCTTCGGCTTCATGGACCAGAATCCGCACAACACCATGCATATCTGGACTGGCGGCATGAATCCGCAGTTTGACCAGCAGCAACCACTCTCCCTGCTGGGGAAGAGCGATCGCAACCGCGGCGTAAAAGTGGCTGGCCGCGCCTTCCATCGCAAGTCGGATCTCTACTCTCAGCCGCAGTTCGGCGATATGTTCAGCAACCTCACAGCTTCCTACGATCCGGTCTTCTGGCCGATCCATGTGAACATCGATCGCCTGTGGCATGAGTGGCAGTTGCTTAATCCCCACTCGAATCCCGTGGATCTCGATTCAGTTCTTACGCCGTGGAGTTACACCGTACGCGACACGCTGGAGATGAAGCGATTCGGATACGAATATATGCGCAGCTCCTGCCTACTGCCCGTGGGAGCAGCTTCGCCTGTAGCACGTTTCACTTCACGTTCCATCCCCGTCGCGGAAGGTACGCGTACCGCGTTCCGTACCGCAGAGATCCGTCTGCACCGCGTTCCGCAGTTGCCACGCTCCTGCTTTGTGCGTGTGTTCCTGAACCTGCCCGACGCAAACGCAAACACGCCGATGGAAGACGTTCATTACGCCGGATACTTCGCGATCTTCGGGCACGGCGATTGCATAGGAGGCCCCGGTCACTGCGCCGTTCCCGTGCGTGGAAAGTATGATCTGCGGCCTCGTAGCCACAACACACCGCGCAACCATCGCGTGGATGTGACGAAGACAGCGCGCAGCCTCTTCGATGCGGGCGCCACCGAGATCAGCATCACGCTGGTGGTGATTGGGGCCGACTACGAAGAGGAACGCGAACTCTTCCGGCTCGACGGCGTGTCTCTCAACTTTCTGGATTAG
- a CDS encoding LodA/GoxA family CTQ-dependent oxidase translates to MSDKQSIPIYKIHPGIGIARLGNSPDEFCISPETPASLPIACDAQGNPSVTADGSGPVRIDLFKDIRGRIKRQAARFQVYVYDDASPEGRPLRIGDTIEGGGNRGVLSNIQWRVYLANKKSAWYEFQQLEGEHGYLPGHPLRNADITDPNARQRLIIDAGPQIVDLQGKRRAAFNRYAGDTYATTFPPEDLQPSAIHTLGEILTDNEGRLLVLGGHGYSGSFNTGFGEPRINTYANNDGWFDDTSDGPVHARLFMYSEEVARTRYIDVEYPSWVIAGYPAYVPQVLDMVTLDDVMQDMAVTQFATCTHLYGKAGTFNDPQHIAPSDTGELALWKASDLRWNPTYKPWFYRDIWSILFRADEYTYLTNVLAGSNYPHNQSPRGNFDPDKLSIPPKLNEKSYVRASQSAVEANNSGALFFEAMDAGLDLMDQQAVNSRKEREGFRLMAVVKKASSREELLAALQHFAEVTCGSIPPTEVDPYLAHWKLLYAQSKEAETDPGEAYREARDRLETAIHNFAEELTPPRALVAAENPAASLTATTPPSQQAVSPHRAILTLLDRLSSQFRSGTLLADALARARAENTADPFRAYRTYLYDLLRKTGEENVFRVETKPSSRVHHLPLMPLLSGDNPISNNLPSKFLCLTDFQLYLLKQWGEGNFYNEILEGWVPASEIDPWQPYLNLQAKTGLELDRYVISNLAGGAFCPGAEVGWIMRNPSIYVEPYRIKADPLFSSFRQTAANENQIGVTEVNYSAYIDQPLSQASDYRKGLQPGDLTKMMALPWQADFNECSTQEINVSYELFNQINPDSEQDFWLQRENQVWETLWWPAHRPMQAYEFIPGTESNPAFQIVNWAWGIPQTNAGDLKMVTEWSRLGFLIRNFYIPQAELNVPSPANPKYISVERNTLEKREGESDE, encoded by the coding sequence GTGAGCGACAAGCAGTCAATTCCCATTTACAAGATTCACCCCGGCATCGGTATCGCACGCCTGGGAAATAGCCCGGATGAGTTCTGCATCTCTCCGGAGACGCCCGCGTCACTTCCCATCGCATGCGACGCGCAAGGTAATCCTTCCGTTACGGCGGACGGCTCAGGCCCGGTGCGTATCGATCTGTTCAAGGATATTCGAGGGCGCATTAAGCGCCAGGCCGCGCGCTTCCAGGTGTATGTCTACGACGACGCGAGTCCGGAGGGCCGCCCGCTCAGGATCGGCGACACAATTGAAGGAGGCGGCAATCGTGGCGTCCTGAGCAACATTCAGTGGCGCGTCTATCTGGCCAACAAGAAAAGCGCCTGGTACGAGTTTCAACAGCTCGAAGGCGAACATGGCTACCTTCCTGGCCATCCGCTGCGTAACGCGGACATCACGGACCCGAACGCGCGTCAGCGCTTGATCATAGATGCTGGCCCCCAGATCGTCGACCTTCAGGGCAAGCGCCGAGCCGCGTTCAATCGTTACGCTGGCGATACCTACGCGACCACCTTTCCACCAGAGGATTTACAGCCGAGCGCCATTCACACGCTGGGCGAGATCCTTACCGACAATGAGGGCCGCCTCCTGGTGCTCGGTGGCCACGGCTACTCCGGAAGCTTTAACACCGGTTTTGGCGAACCGCGCATCAACACCTACGCCAACAACGACGGCTGGTTTGACGACACCTCCGACGGCCCCGTCCATGCACGTCTCTTCATGTACTCGGAGGAGGTCGCACGCACGCGCTACATCGATGTCGAATATCCGTCGTGGGTGATCGCGGGATATCCGGCCTACGTTCCCCAGGTTCTCGACATGGTCACGCTGGACGACGTGATGCAGGACATGGCAGTCACACAGTTTGCTACATGCACTCACCTCTACGGCAAGGCTGGCACGTTCAACGACCCACAACACATTGCTCCTTCCGACACCGGAGAGCTTGCTCTTTGGAAGGCCTCAGACCTACGCTGGAATCCCACCTACAAGCCCTGGTTCTATCGCGACATCTGGAGCATCCTCTTCCGCGCCGACGAGTACACCTATCTGACCAACGTGCTCGCCGGCTCTAACTACCCGCATAACCAATCGCCGCGCGGAAACTTCGATCCCGACAAGCTTTCGATCCCTCCGAAGTTGAACGAAAAATCCTATGTACGGGCCAGCCAATCGGCGGTGGAAGCAAACAACTCCGGCGCGCTCTTCTTCGAAGCGATGGACGCAGGCCTGGACCTGATGGATCAACAAGCCGTCAACTCTCGCAAAGAACGGGAAGGCTTCCGGCTCATGGCCGTGGTCAAGAAGGCTTCGTCGCGAGAAGAGTTACTGGCAGCCCTGCAGCACTTTGCCGAAGTCACGTGCGGCAGTATCCCGCCCACCGAAGTCGATCCCTACCTCGCGCACTGGAAGCTTCTGTATGCGCAGTCGAAGGAGGCAGAGACGGATCCGGGCGAGGCTTATCGTGAAGCGCGCGACCGTCTCGAAACAGCCATCCACAACTTCGCCGAGGAACTCACACCTCCGCGTGCGTTAGTTGCCGCGGAAAACCCTGCAGCCTCGCTTACCGCCACCACACCACCATCGCAGCAGGCCGTCTCTCCTCATCGCGCAATTCTCACTCTGCTGGATCGGCTCTCCAGCCAATTCCGCTCGGGCACACTTCTGGCGGACGCTCTCGCGCGCGCGCGCGCCGAAAACACCGCCGACCCCTTCCGCGCTTATCGCACGTATCTCTACGACCTGTTGCGCAAGACCGGGGAAGAGAATGTCTTCCGCGTCGAAACCAAACCCTCTAGCCGGGTGCATCATCTTCCGCTGATGCCGCTGCTCAGCGGCGATAATCCCATCTCGAACAACCTGCCGTCCAAATTCCTTTGCCTGACGGATTTCCAACTTTATCTGCTGAAGCAGTGGGGAGAAGGAAACTTCTACAACGAGATCCTCGAAGGTTGGGTTCCAGCTTCGGAGATCGATCCATGGCAGCCTTACTTGAACCTGCAGGCAAAGACGGGTCTGGAGCTCGATCGCTACGTTATCTCCAATCTTGCGGGAGGCGCATTCTGTCCCGGCGCTGAAGTGGGTTGGATCATGCGCAACCCTTCCATCTATGTAGAGCCCTACCGTATCAAGGCCGACCCACTCTTCTCTAGCTTCCGCCAGACTGCGGCGAATGAGAACCAGATCGGCGTCACCGAGGTGAACTACAGCGCGTACATCGACCAACCGCTCAGTCAGGCCAGCGACTACAGGAAGGGACTGCAGCCCGGCGACCTGACCAAGATGATGGCGCTCCCCTGGCAGGCCGACTTCAACGAATGCTCGACCCAGGAGATCAACGTCTCCTATGAACTCTTCAACCAGATCAATCCCGACAGCGAGCAGGACTTCTGGCTGCAGCGCGAGAACCAGGTATGGGAGACGCTCTGGTGGCCAGCGCATCGTCCGATGCAAGCCTATGAATTCATTCCCGGCACAGAGAGCAACCCGGCATTCCAGATTGTGAATTGGGCCTGGGGCATTCCGCAGACCAACGCGGGAGACCTGAAGATGGTCACCGAGTGGTCTCGGTTGGGCTTCCTTATACGCAACTTCTATATCCCGCAGGCGGAGTTGAACGTGCCGTCTCCGGCAAACCCCAAATACATCAGCGTTGAACGCAACACCCTGGAAAAACGAGAAGGAGAAAGCGATGAGTAA